Proteins encoded together in one Impatiens glandulifera chromosome 1, dImpGla2.1, whole genome shotgun sequence window:
- the LOC124940453 gene encoding uncharacterized protein LOC124940453: MDDEVLAGFARRTRRRRDTNEPNGLVSQEEGETSRAVTVEDIVRAMLGIAQQHAPTNKFVEFKKLAPPYFDGSIDPLKAEKWIKDLEKLFDVLKCDDAEKVQFTIFQLQGNASDWWELKKQTYERDTSTLSCDTFKKDFYNTYFPKSLRPEKEMEFINLKQGNMTITEYQARFVDLAKFAQSWMGREITKVVDKTRLIERELGITRRIDEASSKKRSHQSANEGNRNSFRNRKPFFASSTTQVTRNVHSHNSSSSVQCSYCSGNHRMEDCRWLSRACVLCGQHGHLRANCTRFRKTFTQHNARETGNSMNRKPFPNKNQKMGQTSGGQARVFSTMNVEQARASNAVVSGTLYVSSAYALALFDSGATDSFISQTFIKKHNWNTKPRDVSISAEIPLGDKIIANLICKSREVHIGDKLLLVDLTVLDMHSFDIILGMDWLAHNFATVDCHEKRIIFQIPKQPIFSFMESKIVIPPKMICCLEAKRMIRKGCECYMVVLWGTEKNEKSLETVRS, from the exons ATGGATGATGAAGTTCTTGCCGGTTTTGCACGACGTACAAGGAGAAGACGTGATACCAATGAACCAAATGGACTTGTAAGTCAAGAGGAAGGGGAGACCTCCAGAGCGGTAACAGTTGAGGATATCGTTAGAGCTATGTTAGGAATAGCTCAACAGCATGCACCGACAAATAAGTTTGTTGAATTCAAGAAATTGGCTCCACCATACTTTGATGGTAGCATCGATCCGCTAAAAGCTGAAAAGTGGATAAAAGATTTGGAGAAGTTATTCGATGTACTCAAATGTGACGATGCAGAAAAGGTACAATTTACAATATTTCAGTTACAAGGAAATGCAAGTGACTGGTGGGAGTTGAAGAAGCAAACTTACGAGCGCGATACAAGTACACTCTCATGTGATACATTTAAGAAAGATTTTTACAACACCTATTTTCCCAAGAGTTTGAGGCCAGAGAAAGAGATGGAATTCATAAATCTGAAACAGGGAAATATGACTATTACTGAATACCAAGCTCGGTTTGTAGACTTAGCAAAGTTTGCTCAATCATGGATGGGAAGAGAGATTACGAAG GTGGTTGATAAGACACGATTGATTGAAAGGGAGTTGGGTATTACGAGAAGGATTGATGAGGCGAGCTCGAAGAAAAGAAGTCATCAAAGTGCCAATGAAGGAAATCGAAACTCATTCCGAAATAGAAAGCCTTTTTTTGCGAGCAGTACGACTCAAGTCACTAGAAATGTGCATTCACATAATTCATCGTCGTCTGTGCAGTGTTCGTATTGTTCTGGAAACCATCGCATGGAAGATTGTCGCTGGCTATCTAGAGCATGTGTTTTATGTGGGCAACATGGTCACTTGAGAGCAAATTGTACACGCTTTAGAAAGACATTCACTCAGCATAATGCGCGCGAGACAGGAAATTCCATGAATCGAAAACCCTTTCCCAATAAAAATCAGAAAATGGGACAGACATCAGGAGGCCAAGCTAGAGTGTTTTCTACAATGAATGTCGAGCAAGCGCGTGCGTCTAACGCTGTGGTCTCAGGTACTCTTTACGTTTCTTCCGCTTATGCTTTAGCGTTATTTGATTCTGGTGCTACCGattcttttatttctcaaacCTTTATCAAAAAGCATAATTGGAATACTAAACCTCGAGACGTGAGTATAAGTGCAGAAATACCATTGGGTGACAAAATAATTGCAAACCTAATTTGTAAGTCTCGAGAAGTACATATAGGAGATAAATTGTTACTAGTAGATCTTACGGTACTAGATATGCATAGTTTCGATATCATTTTGGGGATGGATTGGTTAGCTCACAACTTTGCTACAGTTGATTGTCATGAAAAGAGgataatatttcaaattcccAAGCAGCCTATATTCTCTTTTATGGAAAGTAAAATTGTTATTCCTCCAAAGATGATATGTTGTTTAGAAGCAAAACGCATGATTAGAAAGGGTTGTGAATGTTATATGGTGGTGTTATGGGGTACCGAAAAGAATGAGAAATCTTTAGAAACTGTTCGATCATAA